The proteins below are encoded in one region of Chiloscyllium punctatum isolate Juve2018m chromosome 9, sChiPun1.3, whole genome shotgun sequence:
- the mzt1 gene encoding mitotic-spindle organizing protein 1 produces the protein MANAANLNAVRETMDVLLEISRLLNTGLDMESLSICVRLCEQGINPEALASVIKELRKATDSLKTAENMTG, from the exons ATGGCGAACGCCGCTAATCTGAACGCGGTGAGGGAGACCATGGACG TTCTTCTTGAAATCTCAAGATTGCTGAATACTGGTCTTGATATGGAGTCTCTCTCAATTTGTGTCCGACTTTGTGAACAAGGGATCAATCCTGAAGCCTTGGCTTCGGTTATTAAGGAGCTGCGAAAGGCTACTGATTCACTCAAA ACTGCTGAGAATATGACTGGTTGA